TCTTGGTTTTTCATTTCGTTCACTTATCAATTTATACCGGTTGGCATAGTATAAGAGAAGTTTAATCGGTCAAGAAAGCATTTTTTTTTCGTTTGGAGAATCCAGCATGAACGCTCGTTCGTTTTTCCAATTATCCATTTTTTTATCCATGTTTGCGATTTCGGGATGGACGGAAGAAAACCTTGATCGCGGCATGATTGCCCTGGAACGTCCTGATGGCGTCTATATCGGCTGGCGCAGTCTGATTAGCGATCCGCCGGATATGAAGTTCGATCTAACTCGTGAAAATGAAGAGGCGAATACTCCCAAACGCCTAACATTGACGGACAATTCAACGAATTATATTGACGCCAAAACGGAAAAAGGAAAAAAATATCTATACAAATTACTAACCACGAAGGAAAAAGTACTTGCCCAATGCGAAATTACTGTTACGGGCGAAGCCAAAAATTATATCAGCATCCCCCTTCAAGGCGATTACGATTTCCAAAAATTCACCGTGGCCGATCTCGATGGCGACGGTGAATTGGAATATCTCGTCAAGCAGCCAAATTTCAACACTGATCCCTATCAACAGCCTGGCTATTGGAAGCGCAGCGAGGATACTTACAAAATCGAAGCCTACAAACGCGATGGAACTTTGATATGGCGCTACGACATGGGTTGGGCTATCGAGGAAGGAATCTGGTATTCGCCCTGGATCGTCTACGATGTTGACGGCGACGGCAAAGCGGAGGTCTACTGCAAGGCGGGCGAGGGCGATCCCCGCGAGCCAACGGGACAGGTCATGTCCGGGCCGGAATATCTGGTTAAAATCGATGGACAAACGGGAAAAGTCGTTGCCAAAACCGATTGGCTGCCCCGCGACGGCTATCAGGATTACAACCGCTACTGCCGCAACTTTCTCGCCGTCGCCTATCTCGACGGCAAAACGCCCTCCCTTATCATGCAGCGCGGTACCTATCGCCTGATCCGAACAAAAGCATTGGACAAAGATTTCAAGGAACTATGGCTCTGGCAAGCCGACGCAGACAATAAGGATTATCAAGGCCAAGGTTCGCATGGTCTGATCGCGGCGGACGTAGACGGCGATGGACGCGATGAATTGGTCATTGGCGCCGCCGTCATCGACGATAATGGCAAAAATTTATGGACGTTGAAAATGGGACATCCCGATTTTACTTACGTCGCCGATATCGATCCCAGCAATCCCGGCTTGGAAATCTTCTACGGCTTCGAAACCCGTCAGCCAAAAGACGGCCTTTGCGTCGTGGATGCCAAAACCGGGCGCAAACTATGGGCGCATCCAGATCCGACGTTTCATATCCACGGCCAAGGCATGGCCGCCGACGTGCTGGCGCAATATCCGGGAATGGAGGTTTACGGCGGCGAGCGGGATTACGACAAACGCTGGTTCTACAACGCCAAGGGCGAATTGATTAAACTCTACGAAAAAACAACATTGACTCCCCGCGCTCTTTGGTGGGACGCCGATCCCCAGAAAGAGGTCGTCTGGGACGGCGCCATTCGCGATTGGGACGGCGATGCTCAACAAAAAGTGGAAGGAACCGTCATCGCCGCCGTCGATTGCCTGGGCGATGCCCGCGAGGAACTCGTAACCTCCCTTAAAGGCGAAATACGCATCTATTCCACCACGATTCCAACCAAAGAACGCCGTACTTGCCTGTTGCAGGATCGTCAATACCGCCTTGGAATCGCCGCTCAGACGATGGGGTATTACTACCCCGCTCAGTTAGGCGAATTTAGGAAATAAAATCCTTTGACGAGCCTCTTGCAAAACTCTATAATTCCTCCCCCAAGCCTGAGGGAGGTTAGGAGGGGGTTGTCTTAAGTATAATAAAATCACCCCCCCTCTAACTCCCCCCAAGCTTGAGGGGAGAATTTAAAAAGCGGATTTTATTAATTTTGCAAGAGCCTTTGACGATAATGTATTTTAATGACGGGATTGAGGACAATCGTAATTTATGTACTTGAGCCATGCCATAACGCAATTTCTCGATAATTTAACAGCCAGGGAAAGGCGCTCTCCAAAGACCGTCGAAAATTACGGGCGCGACCTTTCTTTATTGCAGGATTATTTGCGCGAATCGGGTTATGAAGCCGCAGTTAACGCCGAGGGAGAACTAGATTACGCCATCGAACAAATCGACGCTCTCGCGCTGCGCGGATTTTTGTCATACTTGCTGAGCCGGGGCAATTCGCCCCGTTCCATCAACCGCCGACTCTCCGCTCTGCGCATGTTCTTCGATTATCTTATCCGGCGCGGAGCGCTCGGCGCCGATCCTTCCGCCGCTCTGTCATCCATGAAACAGAAAAAGACGCTTCCTGTTTTTCTCGATCAGACGAAAGCGGAAGAACTGGTCGAGTACCCCTATCCTATCTCTGAGGATTCCCCCGAAATCGCTCTGCGCGACCACGCCATGTTGGAAGTACTCTACGCCTCTGGAATGCGAGTCTCTTCGTTGGTCGGCCTCAATCTCTCCGACATCGATCTGCAAGCGGGGGCCTTACGCATCCACGCCAAGAGAAATAAGGAACAAACTCTCCCCCTCGGCGGTCCGGCGATGGAGGCGTTGAACCAGTATTTGAAAGTACGCAAAAAACTGTTGCTCGCTCCCGCCGTGGAAAATCAATGCAAAGATCCGCAAGCCCTCTTTCTTGGCCGCTTCGGTGAACGCCTAACCGCGCGCGGCGTACAATTGCGCTTGAAGAAATACGCCCTCGCCCTCGGTTTGGGCAAAACCACGCCGCATTCTCTGCGCCATTCCTGCGCTACCCATCTGTTGGAAAACGGGGCCGATTTGCGCTTTGTCCAGGAAATACTCGGCCATAGCCGCCTTTCCACGACACAGCAATATACGCACGTCACCCTCAGCCGCATACAGGAAGTCTACCAAAACGCCCATCCGCGATCGACAAAAAAAAATAATTCTTAATCGTAGGATGGGTCATGTTGTTTGACCCATCAACTGCTCCATGTCTCAATTATCGATGGGTCAAAAGACATGACCCATCCTACGTTTTTACATTTCTCAAATAATGCCATAAAATCAGATTAAATGACCGTCAAGAGTAAGACAAAAGAGGGGAGAAACGTTATTATCGTTAACAAGAAGAACTTTAAAAATCCTTGGCGTTGGCGCCTGCGTTATAATTTTCTTATGAACGATCCATTCGACTCTCCTTGGAAACGATGGGAGCGCTTCGTTTTCGAATATTTGGTGGAAATCTTCACCTTTAGCGGCCTTGCTCTGCTGTTGTTACTGCTTTTCTTGCCCGGTTACGAAAAAAGCCGAGCGCGCGCTCGGTTGGCCGAATCCTATCAAAACCTGGAACTACTCGTCGAAGCGCTTCATCTCTATACTTGCGATCATCCCGCCAGCCGCGTATTCCCTCCCGATCCCAATAGTTATGAACCCGGATTCTTTCTCTGCCCTATACGGGACAACGATCCCACTTTGTTATATTTTCTCACGACGCCTGCGCCTTATCTCGACCGCATCCCCTCCGATCCCTTTATGGACAGGGTTTCTGGGAAAAGGAAGAATAGCTCCGCCGCCGTACTGCATTGGGTAAAAATCGCCGGTTCTTCCTTGGATAGTCCCACAGATTACGTACACATCGCCTGGGGAGCGCTCAGCGTGGGGCCGTCGCTCAATCTGCCGCCGCAATACAGCATCCGGGCGTTGCGGCTCGTTCCTTACGAGAGCATCCTGCTGCGCCAAAATCTTTACGCGCCCACCAACGGCCTGCGCAGCCTGGGATTGCTTTATCACGATACGCTGGGCAATGTCTCGCGTTTGGATGAAAGCATCGAGAAGCCGAAGGGAGGGCGGCCTTTGTAATGGGAATCAACAAAGCGTTCGGCCCTTCATCCTTGGCTCCTGCTTTATGGCGCAGCCGTCCCCGACTCTTCAACAATCCCGTCATCCTGCGTGAACTCGTCGCCCATTTGCGCAAAAAAAGTTCTTTCCTTTATCTCTTCCTCTTTCTTGCCTTCGGCGCGCTTATCTTTCTTTTTCTTTTTTTTGACATGAACCGTTCCGGAGCCATCTATGCGCCAGGAAAGGAAATTAGAATCCGCCAATTTTTCCTCGTCTTCAGCATCGCCGAGGGCGCTTTCATCAGCCTGTTGGTTCCCTTAATAAGCGGTTCCGCTTTCAACCTGGAGCGCGAACGCGACACCTGGGACTTGCTGCGTTCGACGCCTATCAACGCCTCCAGCTTATTTATGGGAAAATTTCTCTCTTCCATGCTTTTCGTATGGCTTCTTTTCCTTTCCCATGCGGCGTTCTATGGCCTTTTTTTCTTTCTAGGCGCTGTTTCCCCCAAAGAAGTCGTCGTTCTTTTTCTCCTTTTATCGGAAGCTGCCATCATTATGGCGCTGATCGGTCTTTGCTGCTCCCTTTTCTGGAAACGTCCGCTGGAATCCATCGCCGCCGCTTATTTCATCGGTTTCTTTTATTTCGCTGTTATGCCCTTCATTCGCGAAGGAATGTACAACGCCCGCCATTGCCCGGAGATGGCGGCTTCTCCCGTCGTTCTCGTCGTCGAATATTTATTAGCGGTTCCCCAATTCAACGAACTCAGTCCCTGGCTGCGCTCTCATCTCACCGCCGTCCACGCCGCTTGGGCCTTTGGCCTTATCGTCTTCCTCTTTCTTCTTGGTGTTACGCTTATACGCCGTTCGACCGAACCTCGCCCCTCGCGATGGAGCAAAATAGCATTCTGGCGCCATCTTCAACGTCCCATTTTCACATCAAAAAAATCGGTTCCTATGATTCTTTTCAGCGATAAGAATCCCATTATTCATAAAGAATTACGTCCTCTGCGTAGATCCGTTTTCAAAAGAATTCGCACCACACTTTTTTATTTCTTCCTTGGATTATGTTGGATCGAAATAGGAATTGAATTGAAACTAAAGAATGCTTGGTGTTCATCGTTGTTTTTATGGACGCTGCTTGTTCCCTTTCTGTCCATACCTTATGCGGCATACGGCATCCGAGGCGAAAAAGACAAAAATACCTGGGATTTATTGCGAACTACTACTCTTTCCTCCACGAAAATTCTCCAGGGGAAGACGCGATCCGGATGGTTTCTTTTCCATTGGAAATTCTGGTCGGCCGCCGCGCTTCTCTATTTGATTGGACTTTGTTCGCTGATTTTTGAAAATTCCCATTCTCCATCCAATATGGTCCTAGCCACTTATTGGATCGTCTCCATCATCGTCAGTTACGTCTCGGCAGCCCTCTATTCCGCCTTCGCCCTCTATTGTTCAGCCGCCATGCGCAAAACGATTTCCGCCTACGCCGTTTCGTTTTTCTTAGCCATAGGTTTGGTGATCGGTCCTTATCTTTTACTTATCTTCTACGCCATTATGATGGGCAACGATCGCGACATCGTTGTTATTTCCGCCTATATTTCGCCGCTTTTCCTTATAGGAACCCATAAAGGCTTCAAAACGATCCCTGACGCTTCTTGGCTTCCCGCCTTTCTATTCCAAACCATCTGGATGCTCGCCGCTTCCCGATTCCTTTACAGCAGAACATTAAAAAACCTGAACAAGGCGGAGGAATAAGCGAAGCTAGTCTTTATGAAAAAGGCGAGTTGCAGTAACTTCCTTTTGGTGAAATAAATGGGGTGGGAAGTACGTACTATTAAGGAAGGTGCGGCATTGGCTGCGTCCTTAGAATTCGATGGCTAGGGACGCCTGCCAGGAATTGAGGAAACCATGTTGAAAGACGAACAATCGCTTCATCGTTACAAGTTAATCGCCATCTGCTCCGCCCTTTTGCTTTTCGGCATCTTTTTGGGAATGAACTCCACTCCCACGCCCGTATGGATATTCGGCTGGAAGCCCCAGCTGCCGCTGATTATTATCGCACTGATTTGTTTTCTTCTCGGATGCGTTTGCGGATGGTTCCTCTGCATCATCAACCGGCGTAAAGCGGAGGAGGAATAAGGGGGGTCTTACGCATTCAAACTCGTCGCCGCCTGTTCCACGGAATCGAACATGGGAAACAGGTCGTCCAGCTTGGCGACTTGAAAAACTCGCGCTACATGAGGATTGGCGCCCGCAAACGCGATGGTGCCATCCCGCAGCATCTTGTACCCCGACAAAAAGGAAGCCAAAGCTTGACTGTTCAGGCTATCCATTGCCGATATGTCTACGATAATCTTTTTTTTCCCTTCCTTGGCTAACCGGTGAAGCGCCGTTTTCAGCGTGGAAGTATCCGCAAACATAATGGAGCCGGAAACTTGCAGTAACACCGCATCGCCCAAGGCTTTTTTAACCAGGCGCATCGATTTATCCCCCAAACGTCGTTATCGCGCCGTCCCAAGACGGCTCGCATAACATGAAGTATAACCTATTTCAACACACTTCGACCGTAAAGGCAATAACTAAACGCGGTTTTTCTTGCGAATGACCCGTTCTCCCACCGGTTTCCCTACTCAATTTAAAGATTTCGTAACTATTTAGCCGTATGAAGAGAAGAAATACGAATTTATTATTTCGCCCTTTCAGGGCTTAAGTTTTTGTCGATCCTGCTCCCAGGCCGTTGGCCTGGGCTATCTTATTTTCTTCCTGTTCGTGGCGAATTAATTTATCAGCCGTCGATAAGCGCGAAAAGACGGTTCATGCGGTCGCTGACGGTTTTCAGCGCCTCCTCGTTATCCATCTCATTGAGCGGCTTGTTGAACGGTTCGCAGGTTACAGGGCCGTCATAACTGATATTGTAGAGAAAATTAATGAAGCGTTTCAAGTCGATGACGCCGGTAGCGGTGGGAAGATCGCGGGAGGAATCCACCAGTTCGCCCAGCGAGAGTCCTTGGGGGGCGTCGTTGACGTGGACTTCGACGATGTCGAGATTGGTTAAC
This genomic stretch from Candidatus Omnitrophota bacterium harbors:
- a CDS encoding tyrosine recombinase XerC, which gives rise to MYLSHAITQFLDNLTARERRSPKTVENYGRDLSLLQDYLRESGYEAAVNAEGELDYAIEQIDALALRGFLSYLLSRGNSPRSINRRLSALRMFFDYLIRRGALGADPSAALSSMKQKKTLPVFLDQTKAEELVEYPYPISEDSPEIALRDHAMLEVLYASGMRVSSLVGLNLSDIDLQAGALRIHAKRNKEQTLPLGGPAMEALNQYLKVRKKLLLAPAVENQCKDPQALFLGRFGERLTARGVQLRLKKYALALGLGKTTPHSLRHSCATHLLENGADLRFVQEILGHSRLSTTQQYTHVTLSRIQEVYQNAHPRSTKKNNS
- a CDS encoding ABC transporter permease; protein product: MGINKAFGPSSLAPALWRSRPRLFNNPVILRELVAHLRKKSSFLYLFLFLAFGALIFLFLFFDMNRSGAIYAPGKEIRIRQFFLVFSIAEGAFISLLVPLISGSAFNLERERDTWDLLRSTPINASSLFMGKFLSSMLFVWLLFLSHAAFYGLFFFLGAVSPKEVVVLFLLLSEAAIIMALIGLCCSLFWKRPLESIAAAYFIGFFYFAVMPFIREGMYNARHCPEMAASPVVLVVEYLLAVPQFNELSPWLRSHLTAVHAAWAFGLIVFLFLLGVTLIRRSTEPRPSRWSKIAFWRHLQRPIFTSKKSVPMILFSDKNPIIHKELRPLRRSVFKRIRTTLFYFFLGLCWIEIGIELKLKNAWCSSLFLWTLLVPFLSIPYAAYGIRGEKDKNTWDLLRTTTLSSTKILQGKTRSGWFLFHWKFWSAAALLYLIGLCSLIFENSHSPSNMVLATYWIVSIIVSYVSAALYSAFALYCSAAMRKTISAYAVSFFLAIGLVIGPYLLLIFYAIMMGNDRDIVVISAYISPLFLIGTHKGFKTIPDASWLPAFLFQTIWMLAASRFLYSRTLKNLNKAEE
- a CDS encoding LapA family protein, whose product is MLKDEQSLHRYKLIAICSALLLFGIFLGMNSTPTPVWIFGWKPQLPLIIIALICFLLGCVCGWFLCIINRRKAEEE
- a CDS encoding silent information regulator protein Sir2; this translates as MNARSFFQLSIFLSMFAISGWTEENLDRGMIALERPDGVYIGWRSLISDPPDMKFDLTRENEEANTPKRLTLTDNSTNYIDAKTEKGKKYLYKLLTTKEKVLAQCEITVTGEAKNYISIPLQGDYDFQKFTVADLDGDGELEYLVKQPNFNTDPYQQPGYWKRSEDTYKIEAYKRDGTLIWRYDMGWAIEEGIWYSPWIVYDVDGDGKAEVYCKAGEGDPREPTGQVMSGPEYLVKIDGQTGKVVAKTDWLPRDGYQDYNRYCRNFLAVAYLDGKTPSLIMQRGTYRLIRTKALDKDFKELWLWQADADNKDYQGQGSHGLIAADVDGDGRDELVIGAAVIDDNGKNLWTLKMGHPDFTYVADIDPSNPGLEIFYGFETRQPKDGLCVVDAKTGRKLWAHPDPTFHIHGQGMAADVLAQYPGMEVYGGERDYDKRWFYNAKGELIKLYEKTTLTPRALWWDADPQKEVVWDGAIRDWDGDAQQKVEGTVIAAVDCLGDAREELVTSLKGEIRIYSTTIPTKERRTCLLQDRQYRLGIAAQTMGYYYPAQLGEFRK
- a CDS encoding STAS domain-containing protein — its product is MRLVKKALGDAVLLQVSGSIMFADTSTLKTALHRLAKEGKKKIIVDISAMDSLNSQALASFLSGYKMLRDGTIAFAGANPHVARVFQVAKLDDLFPMFDSVEQAATSLNA